AGGTTCAACTGCAGAACAAAAGGAACTGATCAATAATGTGCAGGCGGATGTGGAAGCGGCGCTGGCTAAAAAGGCCGATACTGTTATCCCCAGGAAGAAAGGCGGTTTTGCTGAGGCTTTGGATAAGGTGGTAACAGACGACCGGCCTGACGATATGCCTTTGGAGGCTCCGAAACCTAAACCGGTTCCGGTTGTGGTGGCTGCTGACCCTGTTCCTGTTGTGGAAGATGTTGCGCCTGTTGTAACAAAAAAGCCGAAAGGCAGGAAGAACCGTAAAGAGCGGGAAGCTTTGACGGAAGAAGAAAAGAACCTGTTAAGCAGTGTGATGGAAGATGAAAAGAAAGCAGCAGCTGATGAAGCGGTTGCAGTTGCTCCCGCGGTTGATTCTGCGGTGGCTACTATAACAGATGTATCCTCAGAAGCGGTACCGGTGAAGAAAGAGCGTAAGCCTAAAAAGAAAAAAGGACAAACAGAGCCTGAATTTATAGACTTTGATAAAACTACAACTCCTCCTGCTGAACCTGTTGCAGAGAAGGCTGCGGAAGTAGTAACAGAGAACGTTCCTCCCGAGGAAGAGCTGAGTGCAAAAGAGATCCGGGATGCCAAACGTCAGAAACGTAAGGAAGAAAGAGCCGCGGCAGAGCGGGCTGCGTTTGTGAAGGACAGTATTGCTAACGCTGAATTCAATGAATCGGTGCCTGTTGAGGAAAAGAAGCCAACCATTAAAATGGTGAACTCCGATTGCGGGAAGATATTAGAAGTAGATGCGTTCCGCAAGCTGTTGCGTACAATGAATGGTAAGAAGAATGACGATGATATGGTGGATGCTTTCAGGAAGGGCACACGTTCCGTTTGTGTGAGTACAGAACAGATCCGTGCGCTGACACAATTAATTGCTACGGAAGAGAATCGTTATCAGTTACTGGATGCAGCTTATGCAAGAACGTATGATACGCAGAACTTCTCTACCCTGGGAGACCTGCTGAAGGAGGATTATTACAAGGGCCGCTTTAAGGCGATGCTCAAGAAATAATTCCATGTACATTATATATCGCAAATGGTGAATGACGGACGTTGTTCACCATTTGTCGTTTTAAATTTCTTTACTTTCGCGCATCATGGCCAGGTATTTTTTAGAAGTAGCTTATATGGGAGCGCGTTACAGTGGCTTCCAGGTACAGGATAACGGGCTCACCGTGCAATCTGAGATAGATCGTGCGGTGGGGCTGCTGATGCGGGAAAAGATCATTACAACTGGTTCCAGCAGAACGGATGCGGGCGTGCATGCACGGCAGAATTTCCTGCATTTTGATACAGATACTGCATTACATCCGCAGTTCCGTTATAAAGTGAATGCTATACTGCCGCCTGATATTGTATTGAAGAGGGTGTACCTGGTGCCGGATGATCTGCATAGTCGTTTTGCGGCCACCGGGCGTGCATATGAGTATACTTTATATACGTATAAGGATCCTTTTCTGCGGGATCGCGGGTATTTTTATCCGTATCGGATGGACATGGGCTTGTTGCAGGAAGCGGCGGAGATCATTAAGGAGTATAAAGACTTCAGTACTTTCTCTAAGAGAAATACGCAGGTGAAAACCTACAACTGCAACATATATACCTCAGAATGGACGCAGGAAGAAGGGCGTATAGTCTATAACGTGAGTGCTAACCGTTTTCTGCGTGGTATGGTGAGAGGCTTGGTGGGCACGATGTTGCGGGTGGGGCGTGGTAAGTTGACGTTGGAGGAATTCAGGGCTGCGATAGATAGTAAAGATTGCACGCAGGCAGATTTTGCGGTGCCGCCGGAGGGTTTATGTTTGATGGAGGTGATGTATCCGGAGGGAACTTTTGATGCTGGAAGCCTTTCTGAATAAGGGTTTCATTCATCTTCGAAAAAATAGATAAAATTTCTTTTCAAAACATTTGGAAGTAACGGAAAAAAGTATCTACCTTTGCATCCCGCTAACAACGGAAAACGCATAGTTCTTTGCAGCATTTTCTTCCTCTCACTTGGGTTTCAAAGCCTTAACAGTATTGGTTTTCCGGAGTTACTTAATCAGAAAAAAGATTAAAATATTTCTTCAGAAAAATTTGGAAGAGAATTAAAACTCTGCTACCTTTGCACTCCCATCGAAAGAGGGGATACAGAAAGTTCTTCAAAAAGTAATGATGAGATGACGGCTTCGGGCCAGGGGGATCGGATCCTTACCATCTGCAACTGATCAAACGGACAACAGTAAGTGTTGCCCAGATCAATAAGGTCTTTGAAAGTTTGGAAACAACAGCACTAAGTTATCAGCAATGATAACGAAGTAAAACACAGGTAATGTTAGCGAAAACATTAATAATTGAAACGTCTGATTTCGAGAGAAATTAGTCAGCTCAAACAACTTCTTTACAATGGAGAGTTTGATCCTGGCTCAGGATGAACGCTAGCGGCAGGCCTAATACATGCAAGTCGAGGGGCAGCACAGGTAGCAATACTGGGTGGCGACCGGCAAACGGGTGCGGAACACGTACGCAACCTTCCTTTAAGTGGGGAATAGCCCAGAGAAATTTGGATTAATACCCCGTAATATCATTGAGAGGCATCTTTTGATGATTAAAGCTCCGGCGCTTAAAGATGGGCGTGCGTCTGATTAGGTAGTTGGTGAGGTAACGGCTCACCAAGCCGACGATCAGTAACTGGCGTGAGAGCGCGACCAGTCACACGGGCACTGAGACACGGGCCCGACTCCTACGGGAGGCAGCAGTAAGGAATATTGGTCAATGGACGCAAGTCTGAACCAGCCATGCCGCGTGGAGGATGAAGGTCCTCTGGATTGTAAACTTCTTTTATCTGGGAAGAAATGTATTTTTTCTAAAGTACTTGACGGTACCAGATGAATAAGCACCGGCTAACTCCGTGCCAGCAGCCGCGGTAATACGGAGGGTGCAAGCGTTATCCGGATTCACTGGGTTTAAAGGGTGCGTAGGCGGATTTTTAAGTCCGTGGTGAAATCTCCGAGCTTAACTCGGAAACTGCCATGGATACTATAAGTCTTGAATGTTGTGGAGGTTTGCGGAATATGTCATGTAGCGGTGAAATGCTTAGATATGACATAGAACACCGATTGCGAAGGCAGCAGGCTACACAAATATTGACGCTGAGGCACGAAAGCGTGGGGATCAAACAGGATTAGATACCCTGGTAGTCCACGCCCTAAACGATGATTACTCGACATTTGCGATACACAGCAAGTGTCTGAGCGAAAGCATTAAGTAATCCACCTGGGAAGTACGACCGCAAGGTTGAAACTCAAAGGAATTGACGGGGGTCCGCACAAGCGGTGGAGCATGTGGTTTAATTCGATGATACGCGAGGAACCTTACCTGGGCTAGAATGCTGGTGGACCGTGGGTGAAAGCTCACTTTGTAGCAATACACCGCCAGTAAGGTGCTGCATGGCTGTCGTCAGCTCGTGCCGTGAGGTGTTGGGTTAAGTCCCGCAACGAGCGCAACCCCTATCTTTAGTTGCCAACAGGTTAAGCTGGGAACTCTAAAGAAACTGCCGTCGTAAGACGCGAGGAAGGAGGGGATGATGTCAAGTCATCATGGCCTTTATGCCCAGGGCTACACACGTGCTACAATGGTAGGAACAAAGGGCTGCTACCTGGTAACAGGCTGCTAATCTCAAAAATCCTATCTCAGTTCGGATTGAGGGCTGCAACTCGCCCTCATGAAGCTGGAATCGCTAGTAATCGTATATCAGCAATGATACGGTGAATACGTTCCCGGACCTTGTACACACCGCCCGTCAAGCCATGAAAGCCGGGGGGACCTGAAGTCGGCAACCGCAAGGAGCCGCCTAGGGTAAAATCGGTAATTGGGGCTAAGTCGTAACAAGGTAGCCGTATCGGAAGGTGCGGCTGGAATA
This DNA window, taken from Chitinophaga niabensis, encodes the following:
- a CDS encoding DUF4476 domain-containing protein → MDRFKLKLLYLFCCLLVSSGLAAQDASYFVYIQHEKQLPFYVKLEGKMLSSSVKGYVILPKLPQGKVPVTIGFPKSEAPEQSYVLRLTGQRDYGFLLKNTGDNDYALYDLQTFATLKSGGGAPLQENVTVTRISNEGSTAEQKELINNVQADVEAALAKKADTVIPRKKGGFAEALDKVVTDDRPDDMPLEAPKPKPVPVVVAADPVPVVEDVAPVVTKKPKGRKNRKEREALTEEEKNLLSSVMEDEKKAAADEAVAVAPAVDSAVATITDVSSEAVPVKKERKPKKKKGQTEPEFIDFDKTTTPPAEPVAEKAAEVVTENVPPEEELSAKEIRDAKRQKRKEERAAAERAAFVKDSIANAEFNESVPVEEKKPTIKMVNSDCGKILEVDAFRKLLRTMNGKKNDDDMVDAFRKGTRSVCVSTEQIRALTQLIATEENRYQLLDAAYARTYDTQNFSTLGDLLKEDYYKGRFKAMLKK
- the truA gene encoding tRNA pseudouridine(38-40) synthase TruA, yielding MARYFLEVAYMGARYSGFQVQDNGLTVQSEIDRAVGLLMREKIITTGSSRTDAGVHARQNFLHFDTDTALHPQFRYKVNAILPPDIVLKRVYLVPDDLHSRFAATGRAYEYTLYTYKDPFLRDRGYFYPYRMDMGLLQEAAEIIKEYKDFSTFSKRNTQVKTYNCNIYTSEWTQEEGRIVYNVSANRFLRGMVRGLVGTMLRVGRGKLTLEEFRAAIDSKDCTQADFAVPPEGLCLMEVMYPEGTFDAGSLSE